GGGCGGTTGCCTCGCGCGAAGCCGAGCTGGACGATACCCGGCTGTTCCGCCAGTTCAATGCCCTGGCGCTGCCGGGTGATGACGGCGTACCGAGCTGGAACAACCTGCTGGCCGACCTGCGCGCCCTGATCAGCGCGGCGCGCCCGGAGGTGCTGGTGATGCCCGACCCGCTCATCGACCCGCATCCCGACCATATCTGTGCCCAGGCTGCCGTGCGCGAGGCCTTGCAGGGCCTGGACTGGCAGCCTCGCACCATCCTTTGTTATGCCAACCACCTGCACGACAACGACCGTTGGCCGATGGGCGATGCGCATACCGGTGTGAGCCTGCCGCCGGTCTTCGAGGCCGAGCCGCTGCGCGTGCCCTACAGCCTGGTGCTGCCTGCCGAGGTGCGCCGCGACAAGGCCATGGCGCTGGGCATGATGCACGACCTGCAGCCGCCCATGCCGTTCAAGCGCCGCCTGCGTCGTGCCCTGCAAAAGAGGCTGGCCGGACGGCGTTGGCCGGCCGAGGGCGAGAACGAGTTTTTCCGCAAGGCTGTACGTCGACACGAGTTGTTCTGGCGCAGCGATATCTGATTCAGCTTGAGCAGGCAGCAGTACTGCAAGGAAACCGATGAAAGTCCTATTTCTGGTCCAGAAAGAACAACGCGCCATCCTCGACCGCCTGTACGACGGTGTCGCCGCGCATTGCGATTGCGAGTTGCGCTGGCTGAGTTCCGAAGAGCAGCGCGACCTGCGTGGCTACTTCCGCCGCGAGGTGGATGTCAGCCAGTACGACCGGATCCTGTTCTTCCTGCGCTTCAAGCAGGAGGTGCGCCAGGTGGCGTTCATCCGCAGCCTGCCGAATCTGGTGATCCTCGAGCACGACGCCTACCAGAACTACATCCCGTGCAAGTACACCGGCAAGTTCAGCGCCCATTACCGGCAACTGCCGTGGGCGCGGGTGATCAGCTCGGGCTTCATGGTCACCGAGCGCCTGCGCCAGGAAGGCTTCGATGCGGTGTTCGTGCCCAAAGGCTACGACCAGACCCTGCTGCACGGCCAGGGCCGTGAGCGCGACATCGAGCTGGCGTTCGTCGGCAGCACCCGCAGCGTGGCCTACAGCGGCCGCAAGGCGTTTCTCGATGAGCTGGCCCAGGTCGAGCCCTTGCTGGTCACCCGCACCAAATCCGGCGAAGAGTACTGCGATACCCTCAACCGTATCCGCTTCTTCGTCAGTGCCGACGTGGGCATGGGCGAATACATGATCAAGAACTTCGAGGCCATGGCCTGCGGTTGCGTGCTGTTCGCCTACGACCAGGGCGCCGAGGAGAACCGCGCCCTGGGCTTCGAAGACATGCACAACATCGTGCTGTACCGCGACATCGACGAGTTGCGCGGCAAGCTGCAGCAGTTGCGTGAAGACCCGGCCAAGGCCGTGGAAATCTCGCGAAACGGGCAGACTTTGGCCGAGCAACGCTATACATTCCACGCCCTTGGCAAAGCCATCGTGGACGCCATGCAGGCGCCGCTGCGGCCACGCCCGGTGCCCGGCCTGCTGGACCGTGTCCGTGCCTGGCTCGGCGTGTAATGCCTCCGAACCTACAATAATTGGGAACCCAAGATGGTATTCAGCGAAAACAGCGATATCACGCTGGTCGTCACCAGCTGTGGCCGTTTCGACCTGTTGAAGCGCACCCTGGAAACCTTCGACCGTTTCAATACAGCGCCCATCCGTCATGTGCTGATCACCGAGGATTCCGGTGACGAGCAGGTCAGGGCCTGCATTCCCGAACACTGGCGCGCGCACACTCGGTTCATCGTCAACAACCCCAAGCTCGGCCAGATGCGCTCGGTGGATGCCGCCTACGCGCTGATCGAAACCGAATGGGTGTTCCATTGCGAAGACGACTGGGACTTCTACCGTCCCGGCTTCATCGAAGAGTCCATGACCCTGCTGGTCAACGACCCGCAGGCTTTACAGGTGTGGCTGCGCAGCTTCAACCACGACCTGATGGTGCACAGTCCCTATGTGTTCCTGCACGAGCGCGAGGTGCTGCAGGGCATCCCGTTCTACAAGCTCGGTTCGCACAAGGAAGAGTGGCAGGGGTTCTCCTTCAACCCCGGCCTGCGCCGGCTCAAGGACTACCAGCAGCATGCGCCCTACGCCGATCACGGCGGCGAAAAGAAACTTTCGCGGGTCTATGCTGACGAAAATCGCTACGCCCTGATCCTGGAAAACGACGCGGTATTGCACACCGGCTTCGGCAGTCATGTGGTGGTTCCCCAGGAGCGCCTGGATAAACAACGCCGCAAGCGCCGCGAACGGGTCAAGCTGCTCGCCACGCTGGTTGCGGGCCTGCTAATAGGTTGGTTACTCACTCATGTCGCTTGAAGCTGCCCGCGTTCCGTTCAGCAAACTCCAGCTTTACTTCGGCTCCGTGCTGTCGGCTTTTCTGCTGAGCTTCCTGCTGTACGACTCGGCCAAGTTCACCAACAACCTGTTCTACGCCTGCATGGCGCTGCCGGGGCTGTTCTTCCTGCTCAAAAGCAAGGGCGGCGGGGTGTTCAGCCAGCCGCTGGGACGTGTCTGGGCCGTTTTCATGCTGTGGTTCCTGGTGCCGGCGGTGTACGCCGGTGACTTCCAGTTCTACAAGCACATCGCCTACGTCAGTCTGTTCGTGTTCATCATTGCCGCGCTGGTGCCGGTGCGCCTGTTCAACGGCGGGCTGTTCGTGCGCGGCCTGTTCTGGGCGGTGTGCCTGTATCTCTACGCCAGCAGCCTGCACAGCTGGATGACCGGCCAGTTCGTCTTCGGCCAGCGCGTCGCGATCCTGCCGGGGCGGCTGAGCAACGTCATCTATGCCAGTGCCCTGCTGGTCTGTGCCCTGGCTCTGGCCCTGCCGCTGTGGGTTCGCCAGCGGCGCTGGATCGAAGCCTTTTGCGCGGTGCTGCTGACCCTGCTGGCCGCCGCCGTAGTGGTGCAAACCCGCACCGCGCTGGTGGGGATCGCCGTGGTGTTCGGCCTGTGGGCGCTGTGGATTCTCTACCGTTATCCACGCCGTGGCAGTCTGGCGCTGGCAGGCTCAGTGCTGGTGGTCGTCACCGTCGTCTGGCTGTGCTGGGAAGACCAGTGGGTGCGCCTGCTGTTCGTGCGCGGCGACTCGTTCCGCATCGAGCTGTTCGAGATCATGACCGACGAGTGGCGGCATTGCGGCTGGCTGCTGGGCTGTGGCGTGGACTTCCAGACCACCCGGACGCTGACCGGTGGCATTCCGATCCAGCACCCGCACAACGTCTTCGTGGCCATGGGCCTGTACTTCGGGGCGGTGTCGCTGGTGCTGTTCGTCGCGGTGATGGGCCTGACCCTCTGGCAGGCCTGGCGCCAGCGCGACCCGTGGGGCTGCTACCTGCTGTGCGCGCTGGTGATGCTCAACTTCGATGGCAGCAAGCTGATCGGCAACCCCGACGAGTTGTGGCTGCTGATCCTGCTGCCGGCGGCGATGATCCTGGCGCGCAAGGTACAGAAGAATGCTGGCATCGCGCCTGGCCGCGAAGCGCTGCCCGGCTGAGGGCGATACTGATCAGGCAATGGCCTGTTGCAGCTCCGCTTCGCTGCACAGGTCCTGGGCCTGCAGGTAGGCCTGGACGAACACCGGGTTGCCGTCGCCCAGCAGCCACTGGCGGTCTTGCGAATAACGCAGCATGTGCTTGAAGTTGCGCAGGCGCAGCGACTTGCGCAGCGGCTGGCGGAAGGTCTTCATGTCGGCGATGTCGATCAGCCCCAGCTCGCCCTCGGGCGTGAGCACCACGTTGCCCAGGTGCGCCGAGCGAAAATAGATGCCTTTGCCATGCAGTTCGGCGATGAAACGCCCGAGGCTGCCGCGCAGCTCGTCGTCACTGGCGGCGCTGTCCAGCAGCTGGCGCAGCGTACGACCGGGCAGCGGGTCGTAGTGCACCGCGTCACGCTGGATCGCCGCCACGCGGAACACGCTGCGCACCTGCGGGCAGGGGATGGCGCGCTGGGCGAGGGTCTGGCAGTTGTCAGCGAAGCGGGTGGCGTAGGGGTACCAGGCAGCGGAGCTGATCAGGCGTTTGCGGCGGAACAGCTTGAGCATCGAGCCGTCGGCCAGGCGCAGCACCTTGTCGCCCGTGCCATCGGCCTCCAGGACTTCGGCGTCCTGGACCAGGTCAAGGTAGCGGGCATGGTCAAGCGCTTGCATCGATACTCCGGGTTCTGCGCCCGATAAAGGGCTGAAAGCCGGGTATGTTAACCCAGGCTGGCGGAAAACGGCTGCCTTGCGCGGCACGGCGTCGCGAACAGGCTCTGCCAGGGCGCTTCGCTGCACGGCCTCGCCCAGCCTTTTTTGTGGGCAACCACCAGCTGTCGTTCAGCCGGGCGCAATCAGTCGGTAAAAAGCCTTGTGATACAATCCGGCCTCTTTTTGACTCGACGGATTCCCATGTCAGCCAATGAATCGTCCGCGCCGTCCAGCGTGAAGATCTACCTGCGCCTGTTGTCCTACGTGCGTCCGTATGTGGGCATTTTTTTGCTCAGCATCGTCGGTTTCGTGATCTTCGCCTCTACCCAGCCCATGCTGGCCGGCATTCTCAAGTATTTCGTCGACGGCCTGACCAACCCTGAAGCCGTGCTGTTCCCCAATGTGCCCTGGCTCAAGGACCTGCAGCTGTTGCAGGCCGTGCCGTTGCTGATCGTATTGATCGCCGCGTGGCAGGGCCTGGGTTCGTTCCTGGGCAACTATTTTCTGGCCAAGGTCTCGTTGGGGCTGGTGCACGACCTGCGCGTCGAGCTGTTCAACAAGCTGATGGTGCTGCCCAACCGCTACTTCGATACGCACAACTCCGGGCACCTGATCTCGCGCATCACCTTCAACGTGACCATGGTCACCGGCGCCGCCACCGATGCCATCAAGGTGGTGATCCGCGAAGGCCTGACCGTGGTGTTCCTGTTCATCTACCTGCTGTGGATGAACTGGAAGCTGACCCTGGTGATGCTCGCCATCCTGCCGCTGATCGCGGTGATGGTCGGCAGTGCCAGCAAGAAATTCCGCAAGCAGAGCAAGAAGATCCAGGTGGCGATGGGCGATGTCACCCACGTGGCTTCGGAAACCATCCAGGGTTACCGGGTGGTGCGCAGCTTCGGCGGCGAAAAGTACGAGATGGAGCGCTTCGCCAAGGCCAGCGACAGCAACACCGAGAAACAGCTGCGCATGACCAAGACCGGCGCGGTCTACACCCCCATGCTGCAACTGGTGATCTATACCGCCATGGCGGTACTGATGTTCCTGGTGCTTTTCCTGCGTGGCGAGGCCACCGCCGGTGACCTGGTGGCCTACATCACCGCCGCCGGTCTGCTGCCCAAGCCGATCCGCCAGCTGTCCGAAGTCAGCTCGACCATCCAGAAAGGCGTGGCCGGTGCGGAAAGCATCTTCGAACAGCTCGACGTGACTCCGGAAGTCGATACCGGGACCTACACGATCGAGCGTGTACAAGGTCGCCTGGAGGTACAGAACCTCAGCTTCACCTACCCGGAAACCGACCGCCTGGTGCTCGACGACATCAGCTTTACCGCCGAGCCCGGCCAGATGGTCGCCCTGGTTGGCCGTTCCGGCAGCGGCAAGTCGACCCTGGCCAACCTGATTCCGCGCTTCTATGCCCACGAAACCGGGCAGATTCTCCTCGATGGCGTGGACATCAACGACTATCGCCTGACCAACCTGCGCCGCCACATCGCCCAGGTGAACCAGAACGTCACCCTGTTCAACGACAGCGTGGCCAACAACATCGCCTATGGCGACCTGGCCGGCGCCCCGCGCGCCGACATCGAGGCCGCTGCCGCCGCCGCCTATGCCAAGGAGTTCATCGACCGCCTGCCGGCCGGTTTCGATACCGAGGTGGGTGAGAACGGCGTGCTGCTGTCCGGTGGCCAGCGCCAGCGCCTGGCGATTGCCCGGGCACTGCTGAAGAACGCGCCGCTGCTGATCCTCGATGAAGCCACCTCGGCGCTGGACACCGAGTCGGAGCGGCACATCCAGGCGGCGCTGGACCAAGTGATGAAGGGCCGCACCACCCTGGTGATCGCCCACCGCCTGTCGACCATCGAGAAAGCCGACCTGATCCTGGTCATGGACGGCGGCCGCATCGTCGAGCGCGGTACCCATACCCAGTTGCTGGCGCAGAACGGCTACTACGCACGCCTGCACGCCATGGGCCTGGACGAGCCGGCGCCGGTCGGCGCGGTCTGATCGCCACTGGCTTCAGCCACGCCGTGGCCGCCTGGTCGCCAAGACCGGCTCAGGGTCGTTGATCTTTTCGCGGCCCATACCACGAAAGCCCTCGGTGGCGGGCGCAGCAGCGGTCTCAAAGCTGCTCACTCAGGTTCTTCCAGAGGGCTTCGAGCTCATCCGGCGAGCCGCTCGTGCTCGTCGCTCCTGCCGCCAGAAGCTGCTCCACCAGAGCCGTCGAAGCGCCAGCGTGGCCTTCGGCGCGGTGGGTCTTGTAGTTGAAGTCCAGGTCGATCCAGTGCTGCAGGCGCGGCGCATAGTCAGCCGGGTACTGAGCCTGTTCGACAGCTGGCAGGCCCTTGTAGTGGTCGAGCACCTCGCCAAAGAACTTGGTCAGCTTGCCAGTGCTGTTGTATTCGTTCATGGCCTTGGCGACGGCGATGCGTCGCCAGGCATACTCGCGCTCACTGTCGACTTTAAGCGCGGCGCGCCGTTCGTTGACGGTGAAGGCGCCGCTGTCGTCGTAGATGATCAGGGTCAGCTGATCGTCGGGCAGCGACTGAAAGGGGTTGCTGGCACCGGCATTGCCGCTGACCGCTTCGCTGGCCTGGCGGGCCAGGGCCAGGCGCTCGGGGTCGTCGGATTCCGGCTTCTCGTTGGCGTAGTTGGCCTTGTTGATTTCCCAGGATGCGCCGCCGATCTGCGCCAGGCGGCTGCTGGCCCAGGCGCCGAGGCTCTGGCGGTCCATGCTTGCATACCGCGCATCGGCGCGCTGGGCGGCCTCGGCCAGTTGCCTGCCCAGCGCCGTGAGGCTGCTGGTTGCGGTTGACGAGACGCGATTGCCGGCGCCGGTCTGGTTGCCTGCAGTGCTGATCGCTGAGGTGGCAGTAGCCTGGGAGCGCAGCTGAAGGGTGACCGAGTGGATGCCGATCATGATTTCTCCTTGAAGTCTGGTGGGTCCTTTGCCTTTTTAACGGCCGCAGTCATCAATTGTTGAGGGTCTTCGGCGCAGCCATCGCGTGGCCGCCAGGGTCATCCATCCGTGCCGACGGCATACGTCGGCTAACCAGCCTTGGCGGGTCAGCCCCCTGTGCTAAGATTCGCCCCCTGTTCCGTTCTGCCAAGAGTCGCTCCTATGAAGTTATCCATGCCGCGTTTCGATCAAGCGCCTGTCCTGGTGGTGGGCGATGTCATGCTCGACCGTTACTGGCATGGTGGCACCTCGCGCATCTCTCCCGAGGCGCCTGTGCCAGTGGTCAAGGTCGACCAGATCGAGGACCGTCCCGGCGGTGCAGCCAACGTGGCACTGAACATCGCCGCGCTGGGCGCCCCGGCGTCGCTGGTCGGGGTCACCGGCGAGGACGAAGCCGCCGACAGCCTGGCCAACAGCCTCAAGGCGGCTGGCGTGCAGGCGCGTTTCCAGCGCATTGCGCACCAGCCGACCATCGTCAAGCTGCGGGTCATGAGCCGCCACCAGCAGCTGCTGCGCATCGATTTCGAAGAACCCTTCGCCACCGATGCCCTGGCCCTGAGTGTCGAGGTCGACAACCTGCTCGATGGTGTCAAGGTGCTGGTGCTGTCCGACTACGGCAAGGGCGCGCTGAAGAACCATCAGGTGCTGATCAAGGCCGCCCGTGAGCGCGGTATCGCCGTGCTGGCCGACCCCAAGGGCAAGGACTTTTCCATCTACCGTGGTGCCAGCGTGATCACGCCTAACCTCAGCGAGTTCGAAGCCATCGTCGGCCATTGCCGCGACGAGAACGAGCTGGTGGCCAAGGGCGGGCAACTGATGCGCGAGCTGGACCTGGGCGCGTTGCTGGTGACCCGTGGCGAACACGGCATGACCCTGCTGCGTGCCGAGCACCCGGCGCTGCATCTGCCGGCCCGTGCCCGTGAGGTGTTCGACGTGACCGGCGCCGGCGATACGGTGATTTCCACCCTGGCCGCCGCCCTGGCCGCCGGTGAAGAGCTGCCGCATGCGGTCGGGCTGGCCAACCTGGCCGCCAGCATCGTGGTCGGCAAGCTGGGTACCGCCGCCATCAGCGCGCCCGAGCTGCGCCGCGCCATCCAGCGTGAAGAGGGCACCGAGCGTGGCGTACTGGGGCTGGAGCAACTGCTGCTGGCGGTCGAGGATGCCCGCGCGCACAACGAGAAGATCGTCTTTACCAACGGCTGCTTCGACATCCTCCATGCGGGTCACGTGACCTATCTGGAGCAGGCCCGCGCCCAAGGTGATCGACTGATCGTGGCGATCAACGACGACGCCTCGGTGAGCCGCCTGAAAGGCCCCGGTCGGCCGATCAACAGCGTCGACCGGCGCATGGCCGTGCTGGCCGGCCTGGGCGCGGTGGACTGGGTGATCAGCTTCCCCGAGGGCACGCCAGAGAACCTGCTCAGCCACATCAAGCCCGACGTGCTGGTCAAGGGCGGCGACTACAGTGTCGACCAGGTGGTGGGTGCCGATATCGTCCGCGCCAACGGCGGTGAGGTGAAAGTGCTGGGCCTGGTGGAAAACAGCTCGACCACGGCGATCGTCGAGAAGATCCGCCAACAGTGATCAGCGTCTGTCGGCGCCGGGCTGCGGACTTTCCGTAGCCCGGCGCCGGGTCATTTCTGCAACCGTGAACGCGCGCGCTGCACCAGCTCGCGGGCCTTGCCGGTGAGGCGGGTCAGGCCGCTCTTCTTTGGCGGCGGGGTCATGCCTTGCTGGCGCAGCCAGTCCTTCCAGCGAATCCGCTCCTCGCTCACCACCCAGCCGTTCTGCCGGGCGAAGCTTTCTGCCAGGTACAACCCGCGGGTGTTGACCGCACACAGCTGGTCGCGACGCAGGGTGTACAGCTCTGGCAGTGGCTCACCGTTCTCCAGCGGCATCAGGTACAGGTCGGGCTTGCTGCGGTTCAGGCGCGCGACCAGGTGCTGATCTTCCAGGCTTTCATCGACATGGAACAGGCTCACCGGCCGCGCTTCACGGGGGATCTCCAGGCGCAGGTCGTAGATCAGCTGCAGCGAGGCCGTGGGCAGGTGCACATAGGCGCGGGGGCGTTCCAGCAGGGCCAGGTTGCCACAGCGCACCGGACGCGCCGCACCGGACAGCGGGCTGAGCAGGAACGGCATGGCTTCGCGGTAATGCAGCGCGGCGGCGTAGGGCGCCGGCAGCCAGGTGTCCTGGTAACGACCGCTGAGCCAGCCCTGCGGCGTTTCGATCAGGCATTCCTCGGCGACTTCCTGAATCGCCGTATGCAGCGGCAGGTTCAGCTCGTGGGCCGGCACGTAGCCGGAAATCAGCTTGAGCACCACGTCGCCGCGGTCCTTGCGCTTCTGGCGTACCAGCACCCAGTAGTCGCGGTTCTGCCAGCTGAGGGTCAGGCGCACCGAGACGCCCAGGTTGGCCAGTTCCAGGGCGAAGCGTTCGGTGTCCGGCACCTCGACCTTGCGGCGCCGCTGCAGGGTCTGGGTGAAGTTGAGCGGCATGCCGATGCTTTCATAGCTCAAGCCCTCGGGGGTCGCTTCTACATAAAGCGACAGGGTCTTGAAGTTGGAGGGGTTCTTCCTGATCAGGGTTCGCGGCATATCGGCTCCTTCTCGCGTTGGGGTCGGCCGCCTGCAATCAGCGGCGAATGGCCGCTGCGGCGCTGGCCACGTTGTGCGCCAGATGCACCGGGTTGATGGTCCCGACGATGGCACTGGCGACTCCGGGGTGCCCAAACAATAGTTCAAAACTGGCGCGCACCGGGTCTACGCCGGGCTCCAGACAGATATGACCGCTGGCCAGGGCCTTTTTCACCAGAATCGCCTTGCCCAGTGCCGCCGCCTCGTCCAGCACCGGTTTTTCGCCCTGCTCGTTGAGGTTGTAGGTGACCATCGCGCAGTCACCTTCACGCAGCGCCAGCAGACCGCCTTCGACGGTCTTGCCGGAAAAGCCATAGCTGCGGATCTTGCCCTCGCGCTTGAGCGCGGCGAGGGTCGGGTAGACCTCGCTGTCGTTGAGGATCGCCAGGTCGTTGCCGTCGGAATGCACCAGCACCATGTCGATGAAGTCGGTGTGCAGGCGCTTCAGGCTGCGCTCCACCGACATCCGCGTATGGGCGGCGCTGAAGTCGTGATGCGACAGGCCGTTGTCGAACTCTTCGCCGACCTTGCTGACGATCACCCAGTCATGGCGCTGGCCGCGCAATAGTGGGCCGAGGCGCTCTTCGCTGATGCCGTAGGCCGGGGCGGTGTCGAGCAGGTTGATGCCCAGCTCGCGGGCCTGGCGCAGCAGGGCGGCGGCCTGCTGGTCATCGGGAATGCTGAAGCCGCTGGGGTACTTGACCCCTTGGTCGCGGCCCAGCTTGACGGTCCCCAGGCCCAGCGGCGAGACGCTCAGGCCGGTTGTGCCCAGCGGGCGGTGCAGCTCGTGCAGGGTTGGCAGGCTCATGGCAGCAGTTGGTCCCAGACAGGTGTGGCCACGGGGGGCTTGGGCAGGTCGGCGGGCAGTGCAGCGTGGGTCGGCAGTACGCCGTCCCTGGCCAGCGCGGCGATGACCCGGTCGGCGAAATCCGGCGCCAGGGCCAGCTTGGTCGGCCAGCCGACCAGCAGCGGGCCCTGCACATCGAGGAAGGCGTTGTCCGGGCGCACCAGGCCGGATTGCTCGGGCTCGGCACGGTCGACCCGCAGGGTTGCCCATTGCGCCTGCTCCAGGTCGACCCAGGGCAGCAGGTTGTGCAGTTCCTGGCGTGCGGCGGCGATCTGCGCCGCCGGTTCGCGGGCCACACCGTCGGCCTCGGCGATGTCGCCACCCAGGTACCAGACGTTCTGGCCGTCGGCGGCCGGGTGGGTGGTGACGGTGATGCGCGGCTTGGGGCCACCGCCCAGGCAGTGGGCGAACAGCGGCTTCAGGCTCGGCCCCTTGACCAGCACCATGTGCAGCGGGCGGCGCTGCATCTTCGGTTGGGCGATACCGAGGGCCTGCAGCAGGTCGGCGGTGCCGGCACCGGCGCTGACCACTACGCGCTGGGCGCGAATTTCCCGCTCATCGACGCGCAGGCCGGCCAACTGGCCATTCTCCAGCAGCGGCTCGATGCGCTGGCCGGCCAGCAGGCTGTCACCGGCCAGTTGCGCCAGGCGCTGGATGAGGCTCGGTACGTCGACCACCAGCTCGGCCAGGCGGTAGACCTTGCCTTTGAATTTGGGGTGTTGCAGGGCAGGGGGCAGGTCATTGCCCTTGACCTGGTCGACGCGGCCGCGCACCGCCTTGCTGGCGAAGAAGCTGGTGAGGTTGCCGGCCAGGGTGCCCGGCGACCACAGGTAATGGGCCTCGGACAGCAGGCGCACGCCGGCCAGATCGATTTCGCCCTGGCCGGCCAGCGCGTCGCGCCAGCGCCGCGGCATGTCGGCAATGGCCTCCGAAGCGCCGGTCAGCGCCCCGTGCAGAGCGTATTTGGCACCGCCATGAATGATGCCCTGGGACTTGAGGCTCTGCCCGCCGCCCAGGTTGGCGTTTTCCACCAGCACCGTGGAAAAACCCTCGCGACGCAGGCGGGCGTTGAGCCAGAGACCGGCGACACCGCCGCCCACGATCAGGACGTCGGTGGAGATAACAGATGGCATGGGCACCTCATGGCGTAAACGATGCCGGCCATTATAGGGGTAATGAGCGCGGCTGAACCGCCCATCAGTGCCCGGCGGTTTTCGAGAACAGCTGGATCACCACCACACCCAGGACAATCAGGCCCATGCCCAGCATGGCGGGCAGGTCGAGTTTCTGGCCGTAGATGAACAGCGCCGCGATGCTCACCAGGACGATGCCCATCCCCGACCAGATGGCGTAGGTCACGCCCACCGGGATGCTGCGCACGACGATGATCAGCATCCAGAAGGCGATGGCATAGCCGACGATGACCAGCAGCAAGGGCAGCGGCGTGCTCAAGCCCTTGACCGCTTTCATGGAGGTGGTGGCGATGACTTCGGCGCAGATGGCGATGGCCAGCAGGTAATAGGCATTCATGGTCGTACTCCGGTTGCGATGGGGCGATTCTAAGCCCGCCATGCATGGGGTAAAGTCATTACCCATCTGTTTTGGAGATAGGTTGATGGCCGGAGTCTGGAATCTGGAACACATGCGCCTGTTCGCCCGGGTGGCCGAGCGCCGTTCGTTTTCTGCCGTGGCGCGGGAGCAGGGCAAGGCGCAGTCGGCGATCAGCAATGCCATCGCGCTGCTGGAGGCCGACCTGGGTATCACCTTGTTCGAGCGCAGCAGTGGTCGCCAGCCACGCCTGACTTCCCAGGGCGAGGCGCTGCTGGAGGATGTGCGCGAGCTGTTGCGTCACTGCGAGCGCCTCGATGGCCGCGCCACGGCACTGATGCGCGGCCAGGAAGCCTTGCTGCGCATTGCCCAGGACGAGGCGATGCCCTACCAGCCGGTGATCGACAGCCTTGAGGAACTGGCGGCGCAGTTTCCCTACCTGCAGGTTCAGCTGGCCAACAGTGCCCAGGGCGATGTAGCGCGCAAGCTGGTGGAGCGTCGCGTCGACATCGGCCTGTTCTTCAATCATGAGCGGGTGCCCGACTGCCTGGAGCGCCGCTCGCTGGGTTCGGTGGAAATGGTCACGGTCTGCGCTGCCGGTCATCCGCTGGCCAGGGAGCGCCGGGTAAGCCGCGAGCATCTGGCG
The Pseudomonas sp. DTU_2021_1001937_2_SI_NGA_ILE_001 DNA segment above includes these coding regions:
- a CDS encoding glycosyltransferase, giving the protein MKVLFLVQKEQRAILDRLYDGVAAHCDCELRWLSSEEQRDLRGYFRREVDVSQYDRILFFLRFKQEVRQVAFIRSLPNLVILEHDAYQNYIPCKYTGKFSAHYRQLPWARVISSGFMVTERLRQEGFDAVFVPKGYDQTLLHGQGRERDIELAFVGSTRSVAYSGRKAFLDELAQVEPLLVTRTKSGEEYCDTLNRIRFFVSADVGMGEYMIKNFEAMACGCVLFAYDQGAEENRALGFEDMHNIVLYRDIDELRGKLQQLREDPAKAVEISRNGQTLAEQRYTFHALGKAIVDAMQAPLRPRPVPGLLDRVRAWLGV
- a CDS encoding glycosyltransferase family 2 protein codes for the protein MVFSENSDITLVVTSCGRFDLLKRTLETFDRFNTAPIRHVLITEDSGDEQVRACIPEHWRAHTRFIVNNPKLGQMRSVDAAYALIETEWVFHCEDDWDFYRPGFIEESMTLLVNDPQALQVWLRSFNHDLMVHSPYVFLHEREVLQGIPFYKLGSHKEEWQGFSFNPGLRRLKDYQQHAPYADHGGEKKLSRVYADENRYALILENDAVLHTGFGSHVVVPQERLDKQRRKRRERVKLLATLVAGLLIGWLLTHVA
- a CDS encoding O-antigen ligase domain-containing protein; the protein is MSLEAARVPFSKLQLYFGSVLSAFLLSFLLYDSAKFTNNLFYACMALPGLFFLLKSKGGGVFSQPLGRVWAVFMLWFLVPAVYAGDFQFYKHIAYVSLFVFIIAALVPVRLFNGGLFVRGLFWAVCLYLYASSLHSWMTGQFVFGQRVAILPGRLSNVIYASALLVCALALALPLWVRQRRWIEAFCAVLLTLLAAAVVVQTRTALVGIAVVFGLWALWILYRYPRRGSLALAGSVLVVVTVVWLCWEDQWVRLLFVRGDSFRIELFEIMTDEWRHCGWLLGCGVDFQTTRTLTGGIPIQHPHNVFVAMGLYFGAVSLVLFVAVMGLTLWQAWRQRDPWGCYLLCALVMLNFDGSKLIGNPDELWLLILLPAAMILARKVQKNAGIAPGREALPG
- a CDS encoding phosphotransferase, which gives rise to MQALDHARYLDLVQDAEVLEADGTGDKVLRLADGSMLKLFRRKRLISSAAWYPYATRFADNCQTLAQRAIPCPQVRSVFRVAAIQRDAVHYDPLPGRTLRQLLDSAASDDELRGSLGRFIAELHGKGIYFRSAHLGNVVLTPEGELGLIDIADMKTFRQPLRKSLRLRNFKHMLRYSQDRQWLLGDGNPVFVQAYLQAQDLCSEAELQQAIA
- the msbA gene encoding lipid A export permease/ATP-binding protein MsbA, whose amino-acid sequence is MSANESSAPSSVKIYLRLLSYVRPYVGIFLLSIVGFVIFASTQPMLAGILKYFVDGLTNPEAVLFPNVPWLKDLQLLQAVPLLIVLIAAWQGLGSFLGNYFLAKVSLGLVHDLRVELFNKLMVLPNRYFDTHNSGHLISRITFNVTMVTGAATDAIKVVIREGLTVVFLFIYLLWMNWKLTLVMLAILPLIAVMVGSASKKFRKQSKKIQVAMGDVTHVASETIQGYRVVRSFGGEKYEMERFAKASDSNTEKQLRMTKTGAVYTPMLQLVIYTAMAVLMFLVLFLRGEATAGDLVAYITAAGLLPKPIRQLSEVSSTIQKGVAGAESIFEQLDVTPEVDTGTYTIERVQGRLEVQNLSFTYPETDRLVLDDISFTAEPGQMVALVGRSGSGKSTLANLIPRFYAHETGQILLDGVDINDYRLTNLRRHIAQVNQNVTLFNDSVANNIAYGDLAGAPRADIEAAAAAAYAKEFIDRLPAGFDTEVGENGVLLSGGQRQRLAIARALLKNAPLLILDEATSALDTESERHIQAALDQVMKGRTTLVIAHRLSTIEKADLILVMDGGRIVERGTHTQLLAQNGYYARLHAMGLDEPAPVGAV
- the hldE gene encoding bifunctional D-glycero-beta-D-manno-heptose-7-phosphate kinase/D-glycero-beta-D-manno-heptose 1-phosphate adenylyltransferase HldE → MKLSMPRFDQAPVLVVGDVMLDRYWHGGTSRISPEAPVPVVKVDQIEDRPGGAANVALNIAALGAPASLVGVTGEDEAADSLANSLKAAGVQARFQRIAHQPTIVKLRVMSRHQQLLRIDFEEPFATDALALSVEVDNLLDGVKVLVLSDYGKGALKNHQVLIKAARERGIAVLADPKGKDFSIYRGASVITPNLSEFEAIVGHCRDENELVAKGGQLMRELDLGALLVTRGEHGMTLLRAEHPALHLPARAREVFDVTGAGDTVISTLAAALAAGEELPHAVGLANLAASIVVGKLGTAAISAPELRRAIQREEGTERGVLGLEQLLLAVEDARAHNEKIVFTNGCFDILHAGHVTYLEQARAQGDRLIVAINDDASVSRLKGPGRPINSVDRRMAVLAGLGAVDWVISFPEGTPENLLSHIKPDVLVKGGDYSVDQVVGADIVRANGGEVKVLGLVENSSTTAIVEKIRQQ
- a CDS encoding metal ABC transporter ATPase; the encoded protein is MPRTLIRKNPSNFKTLSLYVEATPEGLSYESIGMPLNFTQTLQRRRKVEVPDTERFALELANLGVSVRLTLSWQNRDYWVLVRQKRKDRGDVVLKLISGYVPAHELNLPLHTAIQEVAEECLIETPQGWLSGRYQDTWLPAPYAAALHYREAMPFLLSPLSGAARPVRCGNLALLERPRAYVHLPTASLQLIYDLRLEIPREARPVSLFHVDESLEDQHLVARLNRSKPDLYLMPLENGEPLPELYTLRRDQLCAVNTRGLYLAESFARQNGWVVSEERIRWKDWLRQQGMTPPPKKSGLTRLTGKARELVQRARSRLQK